The Fusobacterium periodonticum 1_1_41FAA genome includes a window with the following:
- a CDS encoding helicase-related protein, protein MEYGILDNKTQGKVIDKLKEDLKSGTKVSIISAYFTIFAYQELRKELNKIDSLRLLFSMPTFVENKKDINREFKLSGSYESGLAGDRYEMKLKNELKQSEIAKECAEWIRKKVEVRAYDEEHALPQKMYIMEQNDGEDSYIFGSSDFTSSGLGVVSSNKSEMNTYMKDTTSTQAMLNLFNKAWNDNEKVKDVKKALLESLEVVYRENTSEFIYFVTLYNIFKDYLSDLTEEEIVKSKTGFKDSVVWNKLYNFQKDGVLGAIDKLEKYNGCILADSVGLGKTFEALAIIKYYELRNNRVLVLCPKKLRENWLVYRGNRRDNILGEDRLNYDVLNHTDLSRYTGHSGDINLEEVYWENYDLIVIDESHNFRNNNNSKENKETRYSRLLNQIIKKGVKTRVLMLSATPVNNRMNDLKNQIAFATEGNDKALSADGIKSIEQTLRKAQMAFNKWNDLEEEDKSVESLLEMLEVDYFKLLDMLTIARSRKHIQKYYDTTSIGKFPERLKPINVKADVDTKNDFIKLAELNKLIKSLNLAIYSPMKYVLPSKVEQYSKKYDTNMGKTVFKQTDREESLVHLMRINILKRMESSIHSFAITVLKILKNIEGILEKINTFEDFVEDFDIEELDIEDNRLDGVLIGSKNVKIHLKDIDKIRWESELEADKVILEKILKEANKITVERDKKLVELQELIKQKVENPLNKKNKKIIIFTAFADTAKYLYNNISTYILDELGLYSALVTGSDNPKTNLKGVKTEFNNILTNFSPRSKERRDKDKPEIDILIATDCISEGQNLQDCDYLINYDIHWNPVRIIQRFGRIDRIGSQNEVIQLVNFWPNMELDEYINLESRVSGRMVMLDMSATGEENIIEEKTTMNDLEYRKKQLKQLQDQVPDIEDINGNISITDLSFNDFKMDLVNYMKNHKELLEKAPTGMYAIAKSNIDEAVKGVIFCLKKINQNIKPSEYNTLNPYFFVYIKDDGEILLNFIQSKKILDIYKKVCSGQNELYTELIKEFNQETNNAKDMKKFTDFLEKTVENIVGKEEEKGMESLFSFDKTTLSKSVQNMDDFELISFLVIK, encoded by the coding sequence ATGGAATATGGAATATTAGATAATAAAACACAAGGAAAAGTAATAGATAAATTAAAAGAAGATTTAAAATCAGGAACAAAAGTGTCAATTATTTCAGCATATTTCACTATTTTTGCCTATCAAGAATTAAGAAAAGAGTTAAATAAAATAGACAGTTTAAGATTACTATTTTCTATGCCAACTTTTGTAGAAAATAAAAAAGATATAAATAGAGAGTTTAAGTTGAGTGGAAGCTATGAAAGTGGACTTGCTGGTGATAGATATGAAATGAAACTAAAAAATGAACTTAAACAATCTGAAATAGCAAAAGAATGTGCAGAATGGATAAGAAAAAAAGTAGAAGTTAGAGCCTATGATGAAGAACATGCTCTACCACAAAAAATGTATATAATGGAGCAGAATGATGGAGAAGACTCATATATTTTTGGTAGTTCAGATTTTACATCTAGTGGTTTAGGAGTGGTTTCATCTAATAAATCTGAAATGAATACTTATATGAAAGATACAACTTCAACACAAGCAATGTTAAACCTATTTAATAAGGCGTGGAATGATAATGAAAAAGTAAAAGATGTAAAAAAAGCACTATTAGAAAGTTTAGAAGTAGTTTATAGAGAAAATACCTCTGAATTTATATATTTTGTTACTCTATACAATATTTTTAAGGATTATTTAAGTGATTTAACGGAAGAAGAAATAGTTAAAAGTAAAACAGGTTTTAAAGACAGTGTAGTCTGGAATAAATTATATAATTTTCAAAAAGATGGTGTATTAGGAGCTATAGATAAATTAGAGAAATATAATGGATGTATACTTGCTGATTCTGTTGGACTTGGGAAAACATTTGAAGCACTTGCTATTATAAAATATTATGAATTAAGAAATAATAGAGTATTAGTGTTATGTCCTAAAAAGTTAAGGGAAAACTGGTTAGTCTATAGAGGAAATAGAAGAGATAATATTTTAGGAGAAGATAGATTAAATTATGATGTATTAAATCATACAGACCTTTCAAGATATACAGGACATAGTGGGGATATTAATTTAGAAGAAGTATATTGGGAAAACTATGATTTAATAGTGATAGATGAATCACATAATTTTAGAAACAATAACAACAGTAAAGAAAATAAAGAAACTAGATATTCAAGATTACTTAATCAAATTATAAAAAAAGGAGTAAAAACAAGAGTTCTAATGCTTTCAGCAACGCCTGTAAACAATAGAATGAATGATTTAAAAAATCAAATTGCTTTTGCAACAGAAGGAAATGATAAAGCTTTATCAGCTGATGGAATAAAAAGTATAGAGCAAACTTTAAGAAAAGCACAGATGGCTTTTAATAAATGGAATGATTTAGAAGAAGAAGATAAGAGTGTTGAAAGCTTATTAGAAATGCTAGAAGTAGATTATTTTAAACTTTTAGATATGTTAACTATAGCTAGATCTAGAAAACATATTCAAAAATATTATGATACTACTAGTATTGGAAAATTTCCTGAGAGATTGAAACCAATAAATGTAAAGGCTGATGTAGACACAAAAAACGATTTTATCAAACTTGCTGAATTAAACAAACTTATAAAAAGCTTAAATTTAGCAATCTATTCACCTATGAAATATGTATTACCAAGTAAAGTTGAACAGTATAGCAAAAAATATGATACTAACATGGGAAAAACAGTATTCAAACAAACTGATAGAGAAGAAAGTTTAGTTCATTTAATGAGAATTAATATTTTAAAAAGAATGGAAAGTTCTATACATTCATTTGCTATAACTGTTTTAAAAATATTGAAAAATATAGAAGGAATTTTAGAAAAAATAAATACTTTTGAAGACTTTGTAGAAGATTTTGATATTGAAGAATTAGATATAGAAGACAATAGATTAGATGGAGTTTTAATTGGAAGTAAGAATGTTAAGATACATCTAAAAGATATAGATAAAATAAGATGGGAATCTGAGTTAGAAGCTGATAAAGTAATACTTGAAAAAATTTTAAAGGAAGCAAATAAAATTACTGTTGAAAGAGATAAAAAGTTAGTAGAATTACAAGAATTAATAAAACAAAAAGTAGAAAATCCATTGAATAAAAAAAATAAAAAAATCATTATCTTTACAGCTTTTGCTGATACAGCTAAATATTTGTATAATAATATATCAACGTATATTTTAGATGAATTAGGTTTGTACTCAGCACTAGTAACTGGAAGTGATAATCCTAAAACTAACTTAAAAGGTGTTAAAACAGAGTTTAATAATATATTAACAAATTTCTCACCTAGATCTAAAGAAAGAAGAGATAAAGATAAACCAGAGATAGATATTCTAATAGCAACTGACTGCATATCAGAAGGCCAAAATTTACAAGATTGTGATTATCTAATAAATTACGATATTCATTGGAATCCAGTTAGAATCATTCAAAGATTTGGAAGAATAGATAGAATAGGTTCTCAAAATGAAGTTATTCAACTTGTTAATTTTTGGCCAAATATGGAGTTAGATGAATATATAAATTTAGAATCAAGAGTAAGTGGAAGAATGGTAATGTTAGATATGTCAGCCACTGGAGAAGAAAATATAATAGAAGAAAAGACAACTATGAATGATTTGGAATATAGAAAGAAACAACTTAAACAGCTACAGGACCAAGTTCCTGATATTGAAGATATTAATGGAAATATTTCTATAACAGATTTATCGTTTAATGATTTTAAAATGGATCTAGTGAACTATATGAAAAATCATAAGGAACTTTTAGAAAAAGCTCCTACAGGAATGTATGCAATAGCTAAAAGTAATATTGATGAAGCTGTAAAAGGAGTTATATTCTGCTTGAAAAAAATAAATCAAAATATAAAACCAAGTGAATATAATACTTTAAATCCATATTTCTTCGTCTATATAAAAGATGATGGTGAAATCTTATTAAATTTCATTCAAAGCAAGAAAATACTGGATATATATAAAAAAGTATGTAGTGGACAAAATGAACTTTATACAGAGCTAATAAAAGAATTTAATCAAGAAACTAATAATGCTAAGGATATGAAAAAATTTACAGATTTTTTAGAAAAGACTGTTGAAAATATAGTGGGTAAAGAAGAAGAAAAAGGAATGGAAAGTCTGTTTAGTTTTGATAAAACTACATTGAGTAAGTCAGTACAAAATATGGATGATTTTGAACTTATATCGTTCTTGGTAATAAAGTAG